A genomic segment from bacterium encodes:
- a CDS encoding PAS domain-containing protein: MDKAALDLGSGTLTLEELRMMLRSLPLNIDYVDENDAFRYYSNGDRLFKLSTDELGKNLEECHSEKSMPMVKEITGAFRKGRNEPYRFVNLKEGRWLEVRYIPLRDEKGDYKGILELSQDITEACNIKTPYVPPEFGELLEQSRRNNEHP, from the coding sequence GTGGACAAAGCCGCCTTAGACCTTGGTTCGGGAACGCTCACTCTCGAAGAGCTGAGAATGATGCTTCGCTCCCTGCCCCTCAATATCGACTACGTCGATGAGAATGACGCCTTTCGCTACTATTCCAACGGCGACAGGCTATTCAAGCTATCGACAGACGAGCTCGGCAAGAACCTTGAGGAGTGTCATTCAGAAAAATCAATGCCAATGGTCAAGGAGATTACAGGCGCGTTCAGGAAAGGAAGAAACGAACCCTACAGGTTCGTTAACTTAAAAGAAGGCCGCTGGCTGGAAGTGCGGTATATCCCTTTACGTGATGAAAAGGGAGACTATAAAGGAATCCTTGAACTCTCTCAGGATATCACCGAGGCCTGCAACATCAAGACCCCGTATGTCCCGCCGGAGTTCGGGGAGCTCCTTGAGCAGTCAAGGAGGAACAATGAACACCCGTAA
- a CDS encoding M23 family metallopeptidase, whose translation MMVKRVKDIIKRKITIIVDAGPRLRSLRFSAPMWALFCGALFLFSFFVGGGESILSCASKQIAGSQLKHLEEENLELMDRFSCLREYADSMSIMLAFMEFHDAQIRTYKGMDIALPDERLLGVGGPAVEKPSMEELRMMGSKRYEEVFDIEQSIDKLSRRALFLEKSFGEVDGRLTTDQNLLDHTPSIKPTEGYVSSGFGFRIDPFLHTPAFHPGIDIANKKGTPVMASADGTVTQAGELSGYGNAVVVAHGNGIETVYGHLDAFLVKPGQKVRRNEAIGVMGETGRTTGVHLHYEVRIAGIPVNPKGYFLENEWPTEWSTE comes from the coding sequence ATGATGGTGAAGCGTGTTAAAGATATAATAAAAAGAAAGATAACGATTATAGTCGATGCCGGACCAAGGTTAAGGTCCTTAAGATTTTCCGCTCCGATGTGGGCTCTCTTTTGCGGAGCTTTATTCCTGTTTTCGTTCTTTGTGGGAGGCGGCGAATCCATTCTAAGCTGCGCCAGCAAACAAATAGCTGGTTCTCAACTGAAACATCTTGAAGAGGAGAATCTCGAACTCATGGACCGCTTCTCTTGTCTCAGAGAGTACGCGGATTCTATGTCTATTATGCTTGCCTTCATGGAGTTCCACGATGCCCAGATTCGCACATACAAAGGCATGGATATCGCATTACCGGATGAACGTTTGCTGGGCGTCGGCGGTCCCGCTGTAGAGAAACCTTCTATGGAGGAGCTGCGCATGATGGGCAGCAAGCGTTACGAGGAAGTTTTCGATATCGAGCAGTCAATAGATAAGCTTTCCCGCAGGGCCCTTTTCCTTGAGAAAAGCTTCGGAGAAGTCGATGGCAGGCTTACCACAGACCAGAATCTGCTGGATCATACGCCTTCGATTAAACCTACTGAGGGTTACGTCTCGAGCGGATTCGGATTCCGCATAGACCCATTCCTGCACACGCCGGCTTTTCATCCGGGAATCGACATTGCCAATAAAAAAGGCACGCCTGTAATGGCAAGCGCCGACGGAACCGTTACGCAAGCAGGCGAGCTGTCGGGATACGGAAACGCCGTCGTAGTCGCACACGGAAACGGCATCGAAACCGTTTACGGTCATCTTGATGCATTCTTAGTAAAGCCAGGTCAGAAAGTACGCCGGAATGAAGCCATAGGCGTGATGGGTGAAACCGGACGAACGACAGGGGTCCATCTGCATTACGAGGTAAGGATCGCCGGCATTCCCGTCAATCCTAAAGGATATTTCCTGGAAAACGAGTGGCCCACAGAGTGGTCGACGGAATAG
- a CDS encoding heavy-metal-associated domain-containing protein, with protein sequence MEKKIFKVKKVEGFSTYLELKNEFSKIEGFKDVKVDITTKQIRVLWDAPATWNDFELELTRMGYQPVFLD encoded by the coding sequence ATGGAAAAGAAGATATTCAAGGTGAAAAAAGTTGAAGGCTTCTCCACGTACCTTGAACTCAAGAACGAATTCTCTAAGATAGAAGGATTCAAGGACGTAAAGGTCGATATCACGACAAAACAGATAAGGGTTTTATGGGACGCTCCGGCGACATGGAACGATTTCGAGCTTGAGCTGACACGGATGGGTTACCAGCCTGTCTTTTTAGATTGA
- a CDS encoding DUF134 domain-containing protein produces MPRPCKCRRIASEYGIGFFGPKGIPMRELEVVIVTHDELEALRLVDMEAMYLEEAASRMEISRPTLSRLLEIARKKIVSAVIDGKGIEVNGGNYLVESAASGFHGRRRCWGRNAVKSSEERKE; encoded by the coding sequence ATGCCCCGCCCCTGTAAATGCAGAAGAATAGCTAGCGAGTACGGAATAGGTTTCTTCGGGCCCAAGGGAATCCCGATGAGGGAACTCGAGGTTGTGATAGTAACACATGATGAGCTCGAGGCCTTGCGCCTGGTCGATATGGAGGCAATGTATCTTGAGGAAGCGGCCTCGAGGATGGAGATATCGAGGCCCACCTTGTCGAGACTTCTGGAGATTGCACGCAAGAAAATCGTTAGTGCGGTAATAGATGGCAAGGGCATCGAGGTAAACGGCGGCAATTACCTTGTAGAATCGGCCGCTTCGGGTTTTCACGGTCGGCGCAGATGCTGGGGAAGGAATGCGGTTAAAAGTTCAGAAGAAAGAAAGGAGTAG
- a CDS encoding RnfABCDGE type electron transport complex subunit D: protein MDETKKKVRLLTKQVLMRRVIIAIIPCVLASIYFFGWRSLVMVVVSCVTAFLVEFIFTRVRKPQEPVSEAVFVSGIIYALIMPPTVPWHVLVIGISFAILFGKMVFGGFGRNIFNPAMAGRAFVYICFPVALTSQWARPAAFPWGALKMWSTSSLPDAITAATPLALVKAGAAPPPPLLDLLFGNIAGTMGVTSVIAILAGGLYLFISGTANRWLTLATIAAYAGFDFLFVLLGVKTAMPVLPALLGGGFLFGAFFMVTDPVSAPQTTQAKIIYAAIVGTAASVIGTLSVFNGGFMFALLLGNMLGPIIDYVFKERAKRKKERQKSEAKPAEQPAGGPS from the coding sequence ATGGATGAGACAAAGAAGAAAGTAAGGCTGCTTACGAAACAGGTGCTCATGAGGCGAGTTATTATCGCCATTATCCCATGCGTGCTTGCATCCATTTATTTCTTCGGGTGGCGCTCGCTCGTCATGGTTGTAGTTTCGTGCGTTACCGCCTTCCTTGTCGAGTTCATATTCACCCGGGTGCGCAAACCGCAGGAGCCAGTCTCAGAGGCTGTTTTCGTCTCGGGAATCATCTACGCCCTTATCATGCCGCCGACCGTGCCCTGGCACGTTCTCGTGATAGGAATCTCATTCGCTATCCTCTTCGGCAAGATGGTTTTCGGAGGTTTCGGCCGCAACATATTCAATCCGGCCATGGCAGGCAGGGCGTTCGTCTACATCTGCTTTCCTGTGGCTCTCACTTCGCAGTGGGCAAGGCCAGCCGCTTTCCCCTGGGGTGCGCTCAAGATGTGGAGCACATCATCCCTTCCCGATGCAATTACTGCAGCAACCCCTCTCGCACTCGTCAAAGCCGGCGCCGCCCCCCCTCCGCCCCTCCTCGACCTTTTATTCGGCAACATTGCCGGCACGATGGGTGTTACCAGCGTTATCGCCATTCTTGCAGGAGGGCTCTACCTTTTCATCTCCGGCACTGCAAACCGCTGGCTTACGCTCGCAACCATCGCGGCGTACGCCGGGTTCGACTTCCTGTTCGTCCTTCTGGGAGTCAAGACAGCCATGCCCGTACTGCCTGCCCTGCTGGGCGGCGGCTTCCTTTTCGGCGCATTCTTCATGGTTACTGATCCCGTATCCGCTCCGCAGACCACCCAGGCAAAGATTATCTACGCCGCGATAGTGGGAACCGCGGCATCCGTGATCGGAACACTCTCCGTATTCAACGGCGGCTTCATGTTCGCGCTCCTTTTGGGAAACATGTTAGGCCCCATAATCGATTACGTCTTCAAGGAACGCGCAAAGCGAAAAAAGGAACGCCAGAAATCAGAAGCAAAGCCCGCAGAGCAGCCGGCAGGGGGACCGTCATGA
- the rsxE gene encoding electron transport complex subunit RsxE translates to MNSSPKSASKIISDGLWGDNPVFRQILGICSSLAVTNLVLNTLVMGFALTLTLGLSSITVSLLRNLIPRRVRMMVETLIMAFYVILFDLALKAYWPDMSRNLGPYVGLIITNCILMGRAEAFAISQKPWPSFLDGIFNGLGYSFVLLVISVFREIIGMGSLLGIPMPFFSTPAWDRWIIMVMPPGAFFTLAVVVWIFRSVKKPQSDETKKGAS, encoded by the coding sequence GTGAACTCGTCTCCCAAGAGCGCGTCCAAGATAATATCCGACGGTTTGTGGGGCGACAACCCGGTTTTCCGCCAGATTCTCGGTATATGCAGCTCGCTCGCGGTAACCAACCTCGTTCTCAACACGCTTGTCATGGGTTTCGCGCTCACCCTGACGCTGGGGCTTTCGAGCATAACGGTTTCGCTGCTGCGCAACCTTATACCGCGCAGGGTCAGAATGATGGTCGAAACGCTCATAATGGCGTTCTATGTCATCCTCTTCGACCTTGCCTTGAAGGCCTACTGGCCGGATATGAGCCGCAACCTTGGACCGTATGTCGGATTAATCATCACCAACTGCATACTCATGGGCCGCGCCGAGGCTTTCGCCATCTCTCAAAAACCGTGGCCTTCCTTTCTCGACGGCATCTTTAACGGGCTCGGCTACTCGTTCGTGCTTCTCGTCATCTCCGTTTTCCGCGAGATCATAGGCATGGGCAGCCTCCTGGGCATCCCGATGCCGTTCTTCTCCACACCGGCCTGGGACCGCTGGATTATCATGGTCATGCCTCCAGGCGCGTTCTTCACCCTTGCCGTTGTCGTATGGATATTCCGCTCCGTAAAGAAACCTCAATCCGATGAAACAAAGAAAGGAGCTTCATGA
- a CDS encoding FMN-binding protein — MSTPLKERGWFSIVFMFSLTAIASAILIMLAGLTRQRVDANQKLSFERSVLEAVGETVPKGASGIEVNKIYNLRVKDTVVAKDTFLVYHASDSTLSYIIPLSGAGFWDKISGVIALAPDRRTVIGISFYQQNETPGLGGEIMKPYFKNQFKGKKLAESGIPIELRPVGAPLDSSSVEAITGATQTSTRLMKFVNARLDAWRRSAK, encoded by the coding sequence ATGAGCACACCCTTAAAGGAGAGGGGCTGGTTCTCTATAGTCTTCATGTTCAGCCTTACCGCTATAGCGAGCGCAATCCTCATCATGCTCGCCGGCCTCACCAGGCAAAGGGTCGATGCAAACCAGAAGCTTTCCTTTGAGCGGTCGGTGCTGGAAGCTGTCGGCGAGACGGTTCCTAAGGGAGCATCCGGAATCGAGGTTAACAAGATTTACAACTTACGCGTTAAAGATACCGTGGTCGCTAAAGACACATTCCTCGTGTATCATGCCAGCGATTCAACACTTTCATACATCATTCCGCTCTCAGGCGCAGGTTTCTGGGACAAGATTTCGGGCGTCATCGCGCTCGCCCCGGACAGGAGAACGGTTATCGGCATCTCCTTCTACCAGCAGAACGAAACGCCCGGACTGGGCGGCGAAATAATGAAGCCCTATTTCAAGAACCAGTTCAAGGGGAAGAAGCTTGCGGAAAGCGGAATCCCTATCGAGCTAAGACCGGTCGGAGCGCCTCTGGACTCAAGCTCGGTTGAAGCTATAACGGGCGCCACGCAAACCTCCACCAGACTCATGAAGTTCGTCAACGCAAGGCTCGACGCCTGGAGAAGGAGCGCAAAGTGA
- a CDS encoding arsenate reductase ArsC — protein MPEKMRVLFLCTGNSCRSQMAEGLLRRLGGEKFEARSAGTIPSFVHPRAVEVMAELGIDISQHRSKHVSEFAGETFDFVISLCGESNCPSFIGKTGTSLHWPFPDPVGAAGSDYDVLKGFRRVRDAIKAKIEEFVGNPESFVSRSPDFFVKRPD, from the coding sequence ATGCCTGAAAAAATGCGCGTTCTATTTCTCTGCACGGGCAACTCCTGCCGCTCGCAGATGGCCGAGGGACTGCTGCGCCGTCTCGGCGGAGAAAAGTTCGAAGCCCGCTCGGCGGGAACAATTCCATCCTTCGTCCACCCGAGAGCGGTAGAGGTCATGGCTGAACTCGGGATTGACATCTCCCAGCATCGCTCAAAGCACGTTTCGGAGTTCGCGGGCGAGACTTTCGATTTCGTAATATCCTTATGCGGCGAGTCGAACTGCCCATCCTTTATCGGCAAGACAGGTACAAGCCTTCACTGGCCCTTTCCTGACCCGGTTGGTGCCGCAGGAAGCGATTACGACGTGCTCAAAGGGTTCCGCAGAGTCAGGGATGCTATTAAAGCGAAGATCGAGGAGTTCGTCGGAAACCCCGAATCTTTTGTATCACGCAGCCCCGATTTCTTTGTTAAACGTCCGGATTAG
- the cadA gene encoding cadmium-translocating P-type ATPase has protein sequence MGEKVPGKTETVKERIELPIIGMTCANCVLTIERNLRKKVPGLISATVNLATQRASVEFDPRLASPKLIAEVIDSAGYKAILPTEKSRDEEERARDREERKERQAFWTGVAFAAPLFVLSMLRDFGALGHWSHALWFNWVFLGLALPVQFYTGFGFYKGGFKSLRSGSANMDVLVAMGSSVAFIYSAAVTIFPQAGNHVYFETSALIITLIKLGKMLEARAKGRASGAIRKLMDLAPKVAHIVMSDGLEREVPAEQVRPGDIVVVRPGERIPVDGEVVSGSSSVDESMLTGESMPQDKNVGAKVFGATINLEGLVKIKAESIGSDTALAQIVRLVLAAQASRAPIQRLADRVSAVFVPVIIATAFVTFILWWLAGGQFAPAMLRLVAVLVIACPCALGLATPTAIMVGTGRGAGMGILFKSSEVLETVHKLDIVMFDKTGTITEGKPVLTDWIPLDSGDEGLVLAASAEQGSEHPIAKAVVEGARARGLHLKEPQDFKAEPGFGIKALIADRKVRVGKRAWFELSEDAKEMSDELASLGKTVMIAEIDGRIAGLLAVADSEKKTSRQAISALHALGLKTVMLTGDSREAAHAIASKVGIDEVRAGVLPGDKERLVHEELDKGRKVAMVGDGINDAPALTRADVGIAIGTGSDIALEASDVTLVKGDLRDVVRAIALSKATMSAIRQNLFWAFFYNILLVPVAAGALHWFAWLPSLIRDLHPVLAAAAMAFSSVTVVLNSLRLSRKKVEYEPQ, from the coding sequence ATGGGAGAGAAAGTTCCAGGCAAAACAGAAACCGTGAAGGAGCGCATTGAACTACCCATTATAGGTATGACGTGCGCCAACTGTGTGCTTACAATCGAGCGTAATCTTCGAAAAAAAGTTCCCGGCTTAATATCCGCCACAGTCAACCTTGCCACCCAACGAGCATCGGTCGAGTTCGATCCCCGACTCGCGAGCCCGAAACTCATTGCAGAAGTCATAGATAGTGCGGGTTACAAGGCGATACTTCCGACCGAGAAATCCAGGGACGAGGAAGAGCGCGCCCGCGACAGGGAAGAAAGAAAGGAGAGGCAGGCTTTCTGGACAGGCGTTGCCTTTGCCGCTCCGCTCTTCGTCCTGAGCATGCTTCGCGATTTCGGGGCGCTGGGGCACTGGTCGCACGCATTATGGTTTAACTGGGTTTTCCTCGGCCTTGCTTTGCCTGTTCAGTTCTATACGGGTTTTGGTTTCTACAAAGGAGGGTTTAAGTCGCTGCGTTCGGGTTCTGCGAATATGGACGTCCTCGTGGCCATGGGTTCCTCGGTCGCGTTCATCTACTCCGCCGCCGTCACCATCTTTCCCCAGGCAGGTAATCACGTTTACTTCGAGACCTCGGCTTTAATAATCACTCTCATCAAGCTCGGCAAGATGCTCGAGGCACGAGCTAAGGGTCGCGCTTCAGGGGCTATCCGCAAGCTCATGGATCTGGCTCCGAAGGTTGCGCACATTGTGATGTCCGACGGACTCGAACGCGAGGTGCCGGCAGAGCAGGTCAGGCCAGGAGATATAGTTGTTGTCAGACCTGGAGAGCGCATACCGGTGGACGGCGAGGTGGTATCGGGTTCATCCTCGGTCGATGAAAGCATGCTTACCGGCGAGTCAATGCCCCAGGACAAGAACGTTGGAGCAAAGGTGTTCGGAGCGACTATCAATCTGGAGGGCCTCGTAAAAATCAAAGCCGAAAGCATCGGCTCCGATACGGCTCTTGCGCAAATCGTCAGGCTTGTTCTGGCCGCTCAGGCTTCAAGGGCGCCAATCCAGAGGCTGGCGGACAGGGTTTCAGCCGTATTCGTCCCGGTCATAATCGCAACGGCCTTCGTTACCTTTATCCTGTGGTGGCTCGCAGGAGGCCAGTTCGCGCCTGCCATGCTGCGCCTTGTTGCCGTTCTCGTTATAGCGTGCCCCTGCGCCCTCGGCCTCGCCACGCCAACGGCCATAATGGTCGGAACCGGCCGAGGAGCCGGAATGGGCATACTCTTCAAGTCGAGTGAGGTGCTGGAGACCGTTCACAAACTCGATATCGTCATGTTCGATAAGACGGGCACAATCACAGAGGGCAAGCCAGTTCTTACGGACTGGATTCCGCTTGACTCCGGCGATGAAGGTCTTGTTTTAGCCGCATCCGCCGAGCAGGGCTCCGAGCACCCGATTGCAAAAGCGGTTGTCGAGGGAGCCCGTGCAAGAGGCTTGCATCTCAAGGAGCCTCAGGATTTCAAGGCGGAACCAGGATTCGGGATAAAGGCTCTAATCGCGGACAGGAAGGTGCGCGTGGGCAAGCGCGCCTGGTTCGAGCTGAGTGAGGATGCAAAGGAAATGTCGGACGAACTTGCCTCTCTGGGCAAGACGGTCATGATCGCCGAGATAGACGGTCGAATCGCCGGGCTTCTTGCCGTAGCAGACTCGGAGAAGAAAACCTCAAGGCAGGCTATTTCGGCCCTGCACGCCCTCGGTCTCAAGACCGTTATGCTCACAGGCGACAGCCGCGAGGCTGCCCATGCAATAGCCTCAAAGGTAGGGATAGACGAAGTGAGGGCCGGCGTTCTGCCCGGTGACAAGGAAAGACTCGTGCACGAAGAACTGGATAAGGGAAGGAAGGTTGCCATGGTCGGAGACGGGATTAACGACGCGCCTGCGCTAACTCGAGCCGACGTAGGCATAGCGATAGGCACAGGGTCGGATATCGCCTTGGAGGCATCTGATGTTACGCTTGTGAAGGGCGACCTCCGGGATGTCGTGCGGGCGATAGCACTTTCCAAAGCCACCATGAGCGCCATAAGGCAGAACCTTTTCTGGGCCTTCTTTTACAACATCCTCCTCGTTCCCGTTGCTGCGGGCGCGCTGCACTGGTTCGCGTGGCTGCCATCCCTAATACGCGACCTGCATCCCGTGCTTGCTGCCGCGGCAATGGCATTCTCCTCCGTCACGGTAGTACTGAACAGCCTCAGACTCTCAAGAAAGAAGGTAGAGTATGAACCACAATGA
- a CDS encoding DUF5320 domain-containing protein, with protein sequence MPCGDGTGPLWGRRLSRSNMGYRMRGYRCLGWGIKGFSGETSGETDTELLRERLRFVEAQARRLKKLIEELQA encoded by the coding sequence ATGCCTTGTGGAGATGGAACAGGTCCTTTATGGGGCAGGAGATTATCAAGATCGAATATGGGATATCGCATGAGAGGATACAGGTGCCTCGGTTGGGGAATCAAAGGATTTAGTGGGGAGACATCAGGAGAAACCGACACGGAACTGCTTAGAGAGCGTTTACGTTTTGTCGAAGCCCAGGCCCGCAGACTAAAGAAGTTAATAGAGGAGTTGCAGGCCTGA
- a CDS encoding heavy-metal-associated domain-containing protein has product MEERKIKIPAISCHHCKMTIERALSELAGIRSVEVDEQAKTALIVWDAPLTWELIAQTLAEIGYPPEA; this is encoded by the coding sequence ATGGAAGAAAGAAAAATAAAGATACCTGCAATCAGCTGTCATCACTGCAAGATGACCATAGAGCGCGCGCTTTCGGAGCTTGCGGGCATTCGCTCCGTCGAAGTCGATGAACAGGCAAAGACCGCACTCATCGTCTGGGATGCCCCACTTACGTGGGAGCTGATAGCCCAGACACTTGCGGAGATTGGATATCCGCCCGAAGCATAG
- a CDS encoding Mrp/NBP35 family ATP-binding protein, which translates to MIQSEEQMRRQEELDRKLEANLGRIKRKLLVLSNKGGVGKSFVATSIALIAAEKGLKTGILDADIHGPSVAHLLGFEGMPLGVSEDNTIEPITVMDNLVAVSTASLLKSRDDSVIWRGPLKMGLLKQFLAEVRWGELDVLVIDSPPGTGDEPLSIAQLIPDISGAVVVTTPQDVALLDSRKCLSFLNQLNVPTLGIVENMSGLVCPHCGKVIDVFKQGGGKQASLDLAVPFLGAIPLDPEIVKASDGGKPYVLEHPQSDAARILNLVVEDVARL; encoded by the coding sequence ATGATACAATCCGAAGAACAGATGAGGAGACAGGAGGAGCTTGACCGCAAACTCGAGGCGAATCTCGGACGCATCAAAAGGAAGCTGCTCGTGCTTTCGAACAAGGGCGGGGTCGGTAAGAGCTTCGTGGCTACGAGCATCGCGCTCATTGCTGCGGAAAAAGGGCTTAAGACCGGGATTCTGGATGCCGACATCCACGGACCGTCCGTAGCGCACCTTCTTGGGTTCGAGGGAATGCCTTTGGGCGTATCGGAGGACAATACCATAGAACCCATAACCGTAATGGATAACCTGGTTGCCGTAAGCACCGCATCTCTCTTGAAATCCAGGGACGATTCGGTGATATGGCGGGGACCGTTAAAGATGGGCCTCTTGAAGCAGTTTCTTGCCGAGGTGCGCTGGGGAGAACTCGATGTTCTTGTGATTGACTCTCCGCCTGGAACAGGCGACGAACCGCTGTCGATTGCCCAGCTTATCCCCGATATATCTGGCGCGGTGGTAGTAACGACTCCCCAGGACGTGGCTCTTCTTGACTCACGCAAATGTCTGAGCTTCCTGAATCAGTTGAACGTGCCGACACTCGGAATTGTGGAGAACATGAGCGGACTCGTTTGCCCGCATTGCGGGAAGGTGATAGACGTCTTCAAGCAGGGAGGCGGCAAGCAAGCGTCTCTGGACCTGGCGGTTCCTTTCCTTGGAGCAATACCCCTTGATCCTGAGATAGTTAAGGCTTCCGACGGCGGAAAGCCCTACGTGCTGGAGCACCCGCAAAGCGATGCGGCGAGGATTTTGAATCTTGTAGTCGAGGATGTAGCCAGGCTTTAG
- a CDS encoding carboxymuconolactone decarboxylase family protein has product MNDIEDFKKERERLHKKVMEFAGKNMKAFHHLDFETYGPGALDAKTKEMMGLVASLVLRCEDCITYHLSRCKEEKVSSKELEEAMMIALMVGGSIVIPHLRKAVDEWYEMNPEEES; this is encoded by the coding sequence ATGAATGACATCGAAGATTTCAAGAAAGAACGTGAGCGGCTTCACAAGAAGGTAATGGAGTTCGCCGGAAAGAACATGAAGGCGTTCCATCATCTGGATTTCGAGACCTACGGTCCGGGAGCGCTGGACGCGAAGACCAAGGAGATGATGGGGCTGGTTGCCTCGCTTGTTCTTCGTTGCGAGGACTGCATAACCTACCACCTCTCAAGGTGCAAGGAGGAGAAGGTATCCTCTAAGGAGCTTGAGGAGGCAATGATGATAGCGCTTATGGTAGGCGGTTCTATCGTTATTCCTCATCTCCGTAAAGCGGTTGATGAATGGTACGAAATGAATCCAGAGGAGGAAAGTTGA
- a CDS encoding heavy-metal-associated domain-containing protein, with protein MNTRNTRNTRNTRNTRSASSASSPSSPSSAGSARSARRVTIPAISCTYCSRLIKRELETIEGVKVVVVNLPLREVVVEWQPPATWEAIVRMLKEIEYPPKEN; from the coding sequence ATGAACACCCGTAACACCCGTAACACCCGTAACACCCGTAACACCCGCAGCGCCAGCAGCGCCAGCAGCCCCAGCAGCCCCAGCAGCGCCGGTAGCGCCCGTAGCGCCCGCAGGGTTACCATTCCAGCTATAAGCTGCACCTACTGTTCCAGGCTCATCAAAAGAGAGCTTGAAACCATAGAGGGGGTCAAGGTAGTTGTCGTTAACCTGCCTTTGAGAGAGGTCGTTGTTGAATGGCAGCCTCCCGCTACGTGGGAGGCAATTGTGCGAATGCTCAAGGAAATAGAGTATCCGCCGAAGGAGAACTGA
- a CDS encoding GAF domain-containing protein yields the protein MVRNESRGGKLKLTEEEKKMLFSTLIHEVSSAARSSEDPRVVLKSVCDLLKDKVPYYDWVGFYLTNPDAERELVLGPFAGAPTEHVRISFGQGICGQAAERKQTYVVPDVSKETNYLSCSPTVKSEIVLPILKEGEVMGELDIDSHTVDAFSEEDRAFLLKVCLAASRLLYRARG from the coding sequence ATGGTACGAAATGAATCCAGAGGAGGAAAGTTGAAGCTCACCGAAGAAGAAAAGAAAATGCTTTTCTCAACCCTTATCCACGAAGTTAGCTCCGCGGCGCGGAGCTCAGAAGACCCCAGAGTAGTATTGAAGTCAGTTTGCGATCTTCTCAAGGACAAAGTTCCGTACTACGACTGGGTAGGATTCTACCTGACCAATCCGGACGCTGAAAGAGAGCTTGTTCTCGGCCCTTTTGCTGGCGCACCCACAGAACACGTGCGCATCTCTTTCGGTCAGGGGATATGCGGACAGGCTGCCGAACGCAAGCAGACCTACGTCGTGCCCGACGTCTCAAAAGAAACCAACTATCTTTCATGCAGTCCGACAGTCAAATCCGAGATAGTACTGCCTATCCTCAAAGAAGGCGAGGTAATGGGCGAGCTTGACATAGACTCCCATACTGTTGACGCCTTCTCCGAGGAGGACAGGGCGTTTCTCCTGAAGGTCTGCCTTGCGGCGTCCAGGCTCCTTTACCGCGCTCGGGGATAG